In the Sediminibacter sp. Hel_I_10 genome, one interval contains:
- a CDS encoding response regulator — MNTINILWVDDEIDLLKPHILFLEKKQYKVTTCQSGTEALEIIDDSNFDIVFLDENMPGLTGLETLNEIKEKRANLPVVMITKSEEEYIMEEAIGNKIADYLIKPVNPNQILLSIKKNLDHSRLISEKTTSNYQQEFRKIAMDLSMVNSFEEWSELYQKLIYWELQLEDIEDVGMTEILESQKAEANSQFGKFIDKNYPSWFEPKEDAPTLSHTLFKDKVVPELSDKQPTLLVVIDNLRYDQWKAFEPIVNNYYKKVSETPFYSILPTATQYARNAIFSGLMPSDMEKLHPKLWKNDTDDGGKNLHEAEFLEGQLKRLGLQNLKTEYHKITNLKAGKKLVENFKTLKDNDLSVIVYNFVDMLSHSKTEMDVVKELASNDKAYRSLTVSWFKNSPLLEMIQQAQQLGFKLILTTDHGTINVKNPSKVIGDRDTSLNLRYKTGRSLTYEEKDVLVAKDPKTIQLPSINMSSSFIFAKSDYFLAYPNNYNHYVSYYRNTYQHGGVSLEEMIIPFIVLNPKQN, encoded by the coding sequence GTATAAAGTTACCACCTGTCAAAGTGGTACAGAAGCTTTAGAAATTATTGATGATAGTAATTTTGATATTGTCTTTTTAGATGAAAATATGCCAGGATTGACTGGATTGGAAACCCTTAATGAAATCAAGGAAAAGCGAGCTAATCTTCCGGTAGTTATGATCACTAAAAGTGAAGAAGAGTACATTATGGAAGAGGCCATTGGTAATAAGATTGCCGATTATTTAATTAAGCCCGTAAACCCTAACCAAATTCTTTTAAGCATTAAAAAGAATTTGGATCATTCTCGATTGATCTCTGAGAAAACCACATCAAACTATCAACAGGAGTTTAGAAAAATAGCCATGGATCTTTCTATGGTAAATAGTTTTGAAGAATGGAGTGAGCTCTACCAAAAATTGATTTATTGGGAATTGCAGCTAGAAGATATTGAGGATGTAGGTATGACCGAAATTCTTGAATCTCAAAAAGCAGAGGCAAACTCTCAATTTGGTAAATTTATTGACAAGAATTATCCGTCTTGGTTTGAACCTAAAGAAGATGCTCCAACGCTATCCCATACCTTGTTTAAGGATAAGGTGGTCCCAGAGTTGAGTGACAAGCAGCCTACGCTTCTAGTGGTAATTGATAATTTACGGTATGACCAATGGAAAGCATTTGAGCCTATTGTAAACAATTATTATAAGAAGGTTTCAGAAACCCCTTTCTATAGCATATTGCCTACTGCAACGCAATATGCAAGAAATGCCATTTTTTCGGGCTTAATGCCAAGTGATATGGAAAAATTGCACCCAAAACTATGGAAAAATGATACAGATGATGGTGGTAAAAATTTACATGAGGCTGAGTTCCTAGAGGGGCAGCTTAAGCGTTTGGGACTTCAAAATTTAAAGACAGAATACCATAAAATCACCAATCTCAAAGCAGGAAAAAAACTGGTTGAAAATTTTAAAACTTTAAAGGATAATGACTTGTCTGTTATTGTGTATAATTTTGTAGACATGCTCTCGCATTCAAAAACAGAAATGGATGTGGTGAAGGAATTAGCCTCAAATGATAAAGCCTATCGATCATTGACAGTGAGCTGGTTCAAAAACTCGCCACTTCTCGAGATGATACAACAGGCACAACAATTAGGGTTTAAATTGATTTTAACCACAGACCACGGTACAATTAATGTTAAGAATCCTTCAAAAGTTATTGGAGACAGAGATACAAGCTTAAACTTGCGCTATAAAACAGGAAGAAGTCTTACTTATGAAGAGAAAGACGTTTTGGTGGCCAAAGATCCAAAAACAATACAACTGCCCTCTATTAATATGAGTAGTTCATTTATTTTCGCAAAAAGCGATTATTTTCTAGCATATCCCAACAACTATAATCATTACGTAAGTTATTATCGAAATACTTACCAACATGGTGGCGTTTCTTTAGAAGAAATGATTATTCCTTTTATTGTTCTCAATCCAAAACAGAACTAA